From Spirosoma aerolatum, one genomic window encodes:
- a CDS encoding alpha-amylase family glycosyl hydrolase yields MKKIYLATLLSSLILTTACRKSNQNQTENTPSDTTSIGAPPSPEWAKNATIYEVNTRQFSAQGNFKAIEAQLPRLKEMGVDIIWLMPIFPISQEGKQGTLGSPYVIADYKTVNPAYGTVADLKSLVNRAHAFGLRVILDWVASHTGRDHVWVSQHPDWYMTAKGKMTAPIDPVTGKPSSLTDIVGLNYDNPDMRQAMMEAMQYWVKEADIDGYRCNVAGLVPNDFWAELRPKLDKIKTVFMLSEWEDDPNQFKSGFNMNYSWSLHNIMRSIAKGESRATKIDSVRDANQKKFPAWYYQMIFTQNHDENAKNGTLTESFGPGADALIVLSSTLEGMPLVYNGMESNLNKRLAFTEKDTIPWGNYEKSDFFKTLLTLKHRNRALWNGLAGGKVVKIETDHDDKVYAFHRQRDNDRIVVVVNLSDQPQTARLMGDGYTGMYTEVFSHQPVELKPEILVTLKPWEYRVLTN; encoded by the coding sequence ATGAAGAAAATATACCTGGCCACTCTGCTCAGCTCGCTGATTTTAACAACGGCCTGTCGCAAATCGAACCAGAACCAAACCGAAAATACGCCTTCCGATACAACATCCATCGGTGCTCCTCCTTCGCCAGAGTGGGCTAAAAACGCAACGATCTACGAAGTCAACACGCGCCAATTTTCGGCTCAGGGGAACTTCAAAGCTATAGAAGCCCAATTGCCTCGGTTGAAAGAAATGGGGGTCGATATTATCTGGCTTATGCCGATTTTCCCGATCAGTCAGGAAGGCAAGCAGGGAACGCTGGGCAGTCCCTATGTAATTGCCGATTACAAAACCGTCAACCCGGCTTATGGAACTGTGGCCGATCTTAAATCGCTGGTGAACCGGGCGCACGCCTTTGGCCTGCGTGTAATTCTGGACTGGGTAGCCAGCCATACAGGTCGAGACCATGTATGGGTCAGTCAGCACCCCGATTGGTACATGACTGCCAAGGGCAAAATGACGGCTCCTATTGACCCGGTTACGGGTAAACCCAGTAGCCTGACGGACATAGTAGGTCTGAACTACGATAACCCAGATATGCGGCAGGCCATGATGGAAGCCATGCAATACTGGGTGAAAGAAGCGGATATTGATGGGTATCGCTGCAATGTAGCGGGTTTGGTACCGAACGATTTCTGGGCTGAACTCCGTCCGAAACTTGACAAAATCAAAACCGTTTTTATGCTTTCGGAATGGGAAGATGACCCCAATCAGTTTAAAAGCGGCTTTAATATGAACTATAGCTGGAGCCTGCACAACATCATGCGGTCGATAGCCAAAGGTGAAAGTCGGGCGACTAAAATTGATTCGGTTCGCGATGCCAATCAGAAGAAGTTTCCAGCCTGGTACTACCAGATGATTTTCACCCAAAACCATGATGAGAATGCCAAAAATGGTACCTTAACTGAGTCGTTTGGCCCTGGTGCCGATGCGCTTATTGTCCTGAGCAGTACGCTCGAAGGTATGCCCCTGGTATACAATGGTATGGAGTCGAATCTGAACAAGCGGCTGGCTTTTACCGAAAAAGATACCATTCCCTGGGGCAATTACGAAAAGAGTGACTTTTTCAAAACCCTGCTTACGCTTAAGCATCGAAACCGGGCTTTGTGGAATGGACTAGCGGGTGGCAAAGTTGTCAAAATTGAAACGGATCATGACGATAAGGTGTATGCGTTCCATCGGCAGCGCGACAATGACCGAATTGTGGTAGTAGTGAACTTAAGTGACCAACCTCAAACGGCTCGTCTTATGGGAGACGGGTACACAGGAATGTATACTGAAGTATTCAGCCATCAGCCTGTTGAGCTAAAGCCAGAGATTCTGGTGACGCTCAAGCCCTGGGAATATCGGGTACTGACCAATTAG
- the rpe gene encoding ribulose-phosphate 3-epimerase, with amino-acid sequence MNSPSIAPSLLAADFANLQKELELVNRSEADYLHFDVMDGLFVPNISFGFPLLEVARTYCQKPLDVHLMITQPERYLEAFAEGGASVIHVHYEACTHLHRTLTRIRELGCRAGVALNPHTPVSGLEDVLEQIDVVLIMSVNPGFGGQTFIPHTLQKVAKLNQLLTASGSTALIEIDGGVGEQNAQALVKAGADILVAGNSVFRSADPVEAIRQLKASSLPMMA; translated from the coding sequence ATGAATTCGCCTTCGATTGCCCCTTCGCTACTGGCTGCTGACTTTGCAAACCTGCAAAAAGAACTGGAGCTGGTGAACCGCAGCGAAGCCGATTACCTACATTTCGATGTCATGGATGGTTTGTTTGTGCCCAATATTTCATTTGGTTTTCCACTGCTGGAGGTTGCCCGCACCTACTGCCAGAAACCCCTGGATGTTCACCTAATGATTACCCAGCCCGAACGCTACCTCGAAGCCTTTGCCGAAGGGGGAGCATCTGTTATCCATGTTCATTACGAAGCCTGTACGCACCTCCACCGTACCCTGACTCGCATTCGGGAGCTTGGGTGTCGGGCTGGAGTTGCCTTAAACCCTCACACACCTGTTAGCGGGCTGGAGGATGTACTGGAACAGATCGACGTGGTACTCATCATGTCGGTCAATCCCGGTTTTGGCGGCCAGACCTTTATTCCCCATACTCTTCAGAAAGTAGCAAAGTTAAACCAATTATTGACGGCCTCTGGCTCAACAGCCCTAATTGAAATCGATGGTGGAGTAGGCGAACAGAACGCTCAGGCGCTGGTGAAGGCTGGTGCCGATATACTGGTAGCCGGCAATTCCGTATTCCGATCAGCAGACCCTGTTGAAGCGATCCGTCAGCTAAAAGCCAGTAGTTTACCGATGATGGCCTAA
- the ligA gene encoding NAD-dependent DNA ligase LigA yields MNPQERIAELTDRLNYYNHQYYQNSISEIDDFTFDQLLAELTELEKQYPEFRQSDSPTVRVGGTISKEFATVYHRFPMLSLGNTYSEDDLIEFDKRVQKGLNGQTYEYICELKFDGVALSLTYENGVLVQGATRGDGVRGDDITNNIRTIRTVPLRVGGTAGGSGQRAKKEDEREGQLTLAFDSRDAAKPQNLTPPSLFEVRGEGFLPLAEFDRINREREDIGEPLLANPRNAASGTFKQQDSSAVARRRLDCYIYSFLSEPDVFQTHEESLIALKQWGFNVSQTWRKCTDIRAVMAYINEWDEKRFTLPLGTDGIVIKINRYDQQRELGYTAKSPRWAIAFKYKALAASTVLKGIRYQVGRTGAVTPVALLAPVLLAGTTVKRASLHNANEIERLGVMLNDTVFVEKGGEIIPKITGVDLSRRTDQSVPIIYPTTCPACGTPLIRKEGEANHYCPNERGCPPQRQTRFEHFIQRRAMNIESLGEGKIELLIERGLVETPADLYDLTADQLLGLQKTFVDRDGGLEETGKQRVVSFREKTVENILTAIERSKAQPFANVLFALGIRYVGITTAEKLVDYFGSMDAIMNASLETLLAVPDTGPRIAESIVAWFADEENRTFVERLRAAGLQFVGEKKVVEPEGDTLAGKTFLYTGTFANFSREELEARIAANGGKLLSGVSKKLNYLIVGENAGPSKVEKAQKLNVPMISEDEFLAMLDV; encoded by the coding sequence ATGAATCCCCAGGAACGAATTGCTGAATTGACCGATCGGTTAAACTACTATAATCACCAATATTATCAGAATAGCATTTCGGAGATCGATGATTTTACGTTCGATCAGCTATTGGCCGAACTAACTGAACTGGAAAAACAGTATCCGGAGTTCCGTCAATCTGATTCCCCAACCGTTCGGGTAGGTGGTACGATCAGTAAAGAATTTGCGACGGTCTATCACCGATTCCCCATGTTGTCGCTGGGTAATACCTATTCGGAAGACGACTTGATCGAATTTGATAAACGTGTTCAGAAAGGACTGAACGGACAGACGTATGAGTATATCTGCGAACTGAAATTTGATGGAGTAGCGTTGAGCCTGACCTACGAGAATGGCGTATTAGTACAGGGAGCTACGCGGGGCGATGGGGTCCGGGGCGACGACATTACCAATAACATTCGTACGATTCGGACGGTGCCGTTACGAGTTGGCGGAACGGCAGGGGGCAGTGGACAACGGGCAAAGAAAGAGGATGAACGTGAAGGGCAGTTGACCCTCGCATTCGATAGCAGGGATGCCGCTAAGCCCCAGAATCTTACCCCCCCATCGCTTTTCGAAGTGCGGGGAGAAGGCTTTCTGCCGCTGGCTGAATTTGATCGCATCAATAGGGAACGCGAAGATATTGGCGAACCCCTGCTGGCCAATCCGCGCAATGCGGCTTCGGGAACCTTCAAACAGCAGGATTCAAGCGCTGTCGCCCGACGGCGTCTCGACTGCTATATCTATTCTTTCCTGTCGGAGCCAGATGTATTTCAAACCCATGAAGAAAGCCTGATTGCCCTGAAGCAGTGGGGATTTAATGTGTCGCAAACCTGGCGGAAGTGTACCGATATCCGGGCGGTGATGGCGTACATCAACGAGTGGGATGAGAAACGATTTACGCTACCGCTCGGTACCGATGGTATAGTTATTAAAATCAATCGTTATGATCAGCAGCGCGAACTGGGATATACAGCCAAGAGTCCGCGCTGGGCCATTGCCTTTAAATACAAAGCGCTGGCTGCCAGTACGGTCCTGAAAGGTATTCGGTATCAGGTGGGCCGGACGGGAGCTGTTACACCTGTCGCCTTGCTCGCACCTGTATTGCTGGCGGGAACAACGGTAAAACGGGCGTCATTGCACAATGCCAACGAAATTGAGCGGCTGGGCGTTATGCTGAACGATACCGTGTTTGTCGAAAAGGGAGGAGAAATTATTCCGAAAATAACAGGTGTCGATCTGAGCCGACGTACTGACCAGAGTGTACCGATTATTTATCCGACTACCTGCCCAGCCTGTGGTACGCCGTTGATTCGGAAAGAAGGCGAAGCAAACCATTACTGCCCAAACGAACGTGGCTGCCCTCCCCAACGCCAGACTCGATTCGAGCATTTTATCCAGCGCCGGGCTATGAATATCGAAAGCCTGGGGGAAGGGAAAATCGAACTGCTCATTGAGCGGGGCTTGGTGGAAACCCCCGCTGATTTGTATGATCTGACAGCCGACCAATTGTTAGGTCTTCAGAAGACTTTTGTCGACCGTGATGGTGGGCTGGAGGAAACGGGTAAGCAACGCGTCGTGAGTTTCCGGGAAAAAACCGTTGAGAATATCCTGACCGCCATCGAGCGTTCAAAAGCACAGCCATTTGCCAATGTGTTGTTTGCCCTGGGTATTCGTTATGTGGGGATTACTACGGCTGAAAAGCTGGTCGATTACTTTGGGTCGATGGATGCTATAATGAACGCTTCGCTGGAAACGTTACTGGCTGTGCCGGATACTGGACCACGTATTGCAGAGAGCATAGTGGCCTGGTTTGCCGATGAAGAAAACCGCACGTTTGTTGAACGGTTGCGGGCGGCTGGATTACAGTTTGTAGGTGAGAAAAAGGTAGTAGAACCGGAGGGCGATACGCTGGCGGGCAAAACGTTCCTGTATACAGGCACATTTGCCAACTTTAGTCGCGAAGAACTCGAAGCCCGTATTGCCGCTAATGGAGGTAAACTGTTGAGTGGCGTTTCGAAAAAGCTTAACTACCTGATTGTCGGCGAAAATGCTGGGCCTTCCAAAGTCGAAAAGGCACAGAAACTAAACGTTCCTATGATAAGCGAAGACGAGTTTCTGGCCATGCTGGATGTGTAG
- the dapA gene encoding 4-hydroxy-tetrahydrodipicolinate synthase, protein MDTKFHGVGVAIVTPFNADHSIDFDGFGRVIRHISDGGVRYVVLQGTTGESPTVTKKEKAQLLQYLKENNPKKLPIVYGVGGNVTADVVAGMKDIDFEGVDAILSVCPYYNKPGKRGVIEHFTRIADACPVPVILYNIPFRTGINMSAETIVELAQHPNIIGVKEASCVIEQCMEIVRDKPNDFLLISGDDVQGVPIISIGGVGVMSVIANAFPARFSAMIDAALQGDFAFAQKELGHFLRIDPLLYEEGNPVGVKNLMEILGLISAEVRLPLMKASDDLSERQRAVLQRDGLLELVTQ, encoded by the coding sequence ATGGATACTAAATTCCATGGGGTCGGTGTTGCTATCGTGACACCTTTCAATGCCGACCATTCTATTGATTTCGACGGTTTTGGCCGCGTTATCCGACACATCTCCGATGGAGGAGTGCGTTATGTTGTCCTTCAGGGCACCACGGGTGAATCGCCTACGGTGACGAAGAAAGAAAAAGCCCAGTTGCTGCAATACCTGAAGGAAAACAACCCAAAGAAGCTTCCGATCGTGTATGGGGTTGGCGGCAACGTGACCGCCGATGTCGTAGCGGGAATGAAAGATATTGACTTCGAGGGTGTCGATGCTATCCTGTCGGTTTGCCCATACTATAATAAACCTGGTAAACGCGGAGTAATCGAACATTTTACCCGTATTGCCGATGCGTGCCCTGTACCCGTTATTCTGTATAATATTCCCTTCCGAACGGGCATCAATATGTCGGCTGAGACGATTGTTGAACTGGCACAGCATCCAAACATTATTGGTGTGAAAGAAGCGTCCTGCGTGATTGAGCAGTGCATGGAAATTGTTCGGGACAAGCCCAATGATTTTCTATTGATTTCGGGCGACGATGTCCAGGGCGTACCCATTATCAGCATTGGCGGAGTAGGGGTTATGTCGGTGATTGCCAACGCATTCCCGGCTCGTTTCTCTGCTATGATCGACGCGGCTCTACAGGGTGATTTTGCTTTTGCGCAAAAAGAACTGGGCCATTTCCTGCGTATCGATCCATTGCTGTATGAAGAAGGAAATCCGGTGGGGGTGAAAAATCTTATGGAAATTCTGGGGCTGATTTCGGCCGAGGTTCGTCTGCCTCTGATGAAAGCTTCCGATGACCTGAGCGAACGCCAGCGTGCTGTTCTTCAGCGTGATGGGCTGCTGGAATTAGTGACCCAGTAA